Proteins from a single region of Antechinus flavipes isolate AdamAnt ecotype Samford, QLD, Australia chromosome 2, AdamAnt_v2, whole genome shotgun sequence:
- the LOC127552020 gene encoding olfactory receptor 13A1-like, with amino-acid sequence MLLNNRTQVTEFILQGFSDSVPLRILFSGTFFSLYTAALTGNIMIIVLVTWCSTLHTPMYFFLVNLSMLDIMCTTSVLPKVLENLFSGKKTISYGGCMTQIYFLSWSVSGELLLFTAMAYDRYVAICHPLHYSTMMNKKICVLLAFGVWSICGLNTTINTGLMIRLSFCGPNIINQFFCEIPPVLLLSCTSTYLNNIMTVLADVFFSVLNFLLTIVSYCFIISSILKIRTREGKKRAFSTCSSHLTVVTMYYCTVFYAYISPISSYSPESGKLVAVLYTAVSPTLNPLIYTLRNKDVREALRKVPLFRK; translated from the coding sequence ATGTTATTGAATAATCGGACACAGGTAACCGAGTTCATCCTTCAAGGCTTTTCAGATAGTGTCCCACTAAGGATTTTGTTCTCTGgcactttcttttccttatatacAGCTGCCCTCACCGGGAATATCATGATCATTGTGTTGGTCACTTGGTGCTCTACTCTTCACACCCCTATGTATTTTTTCCTCGTCAACTTGTCTATGTTAGACATCATGTGCACAACCTCTGTCCTTCCCAAGGTGTTAGAAAACCTGTTTTCAGGAAAGAAGACCATCTCTTATGGTGGATGCATGACTCAAATATACTTCCTCTCTTGGTCTGTATCTGGTGAGCTCTTGCTCTTCACAGCCATGGCTTATGACAGGTATGTGGCTATCTGCCATCCTCTGCACTATAGCACCATGATGAATAAGAAGATCTGTGTCCTTCTGGCATTTGGGGTTTGGAGCATCTGTGGACTTAACACTACCATCAATACTGGGCTTATGATTCGATTGTCTTTCTGCGGCCCCAATATCATTAATCAATTCTTCTGTGAAATCCCTCCTGTATTGCTTCTCTCTTGCACCTCAACATATCTGAACAATATTATGACGGTCCTTGCTGATGTCTTCTTCTCAGTTCTGAATTTCCTGCTGACAATTGTGTCTTATTGTTTCATCATCTCCAGCATTCTGAAAATCCGGaccagagaagggaagaaaagagcatTCTCTACCTGTTCTTCCCACCTGACTGTGGTCACCATGTATTATTGCACTGTGTTTTATGCCTATATCAGTCCCATCTCTAGCTATTCTCCTGAAAGTGGGAAATTGGTGGCTGTGTTGTACACAGCAGTTAGCCCCACCTTAAACCCTCTCATCTATACTTTGAGGAACAAGGATGTTAGAGAAGCCTTGAGAAAAGTGCCTCTATTTAGGAAGTGA